The following proteins are encoded in a genomic region of Nitrospira sp.:
- a CDS encoding DUF433 domain-containing protein gives MPLDRIRIDPRVCGGKATVRGLRISVDFVLKLLGDGYTAADIVREYPELEMEDVYQAAKYGAWLASERTSAAS, from the coding sequence ATGCCGCTCGATCGGATTCGGATTGATCCACGTGTCTGCGGTGGGAAAGCCACTGTTCGTGGCCTTCGCATATCAGTGGATTTTGTGTTGAAGCTGTTGGGCGATGGGTACACGGCCGCCGATATCGTACGGGAGTATCCAGAACTTGAGATGGAGGATGTGTACCAGGCGGCGAAATATGGCGCCTGGCTCGCCAGTGAGCGCACGTCCGCCGCTTCATGA
- a CDS encoding Rrf2 family transcriptional regulator — MKVSKRATYGIMVAVDLAIHASEAPIQARTIARRHGIPVRFLEQVLHAMKNAGLVESQRGAQGGYLLMHEPAAMSIADIFEALEGPVFHRSFVGQRARDRHATKPELLLDDVWEQVQQAERKVLENITVEHLALRLRTIDAQRNPMYHI, encoded by the coding sequence ATGAAAGTGTCCAAGCGTGCGACATACGGAATTATGGTAGCCGTTGATCTTGCGATACATGCAAGCGAAGCTCCGATTCAAGCGCGGACGATCGCGAGGCGCCACGGGATTCCCGTCCGTTTTCTCGAGCAAGTTCTTCATGCGATGAAGAACGCCGGCTTAGTAGAAAGCCAGCGAGGTGCCCAAGGAGGGTATCTCCTCATGCATGAGCCGGCGGCAATGTCGATCGCCGATATATTCGAGGCGTTGGAAGGGCCGGTCTTTCATCGATCCTTTGTCGGTCAACGGGCACGCGATCGTCATGCCACCAAGCCGGAGCTGCTGTTGGATGACGTCTGGGAGCAAGTTCAGCAGGCGGAACGGAAAGTTCTCGAAAACATTACTGTCGAACACTTGGCGCTGCGTCTACGGACGATCGACGCTCAGCGCAATCCGATGTACCACATTTGA
- a CDS encoding GTP-binding protein yields MSETTKPSENLNIVIVGHVDHGKSTLLGRLYADTGSLPDGKLDKVRAICKQQGKEFEYAFLFDAFLEEQEQGITIDTARTFFMWKGRQYIIIDAPGHKEFLKNMISGAARAEAALLLIDALEGVREQSKKHGYLLSLLGVRQFAVVVNKMDLVGYRQDVFDGIEKEYREFLGQFKAVPSQFVPVSAKLGDNIANRSKQMSWYSGPTVLETLSAFQKEAARSEQPLRLPVQDVYKFDARRIITGRITAGRLKVGDHLVFSPSNKRANIRTVEAFNIEPQPTEGQAGQSIGVTLDEQIFVERGEVASHQEHLPLVSTAFRANLFWLGKRPLEKGRKYLLRVATKEVDCEVASIHRIIDTMDLAQQQGSSTISKNQVAELTLRTKAPVAFDLSTSFESTGRFVLVDEYDIAGGGIITELVHDDQEFLREEARRRDFAWVKGEVTVEDRAQQYGHRAAVVLITGGRHTSKSFLARKLEGRLVADGRHAYLLDGENLRRGLDADLSEEERGQTTEMARRYGEVARLLTDTGLIVVSTTNPFGLAYREASQAIRTLVHPAPVIAVHMSKSEEEPPPNTDVVLSGPTDFDAATARILDELKRRGVLAQAIGAKPIFQYSI; encoded by the coding sequence ATGAGTGAGACGACCAAGCCATCTGAGAACCTCAACATCGTCATCGTCGGCCATGTGGATCACGGCAAATCCACCTTGCTGGGTCGGCTCTATGCCGACACCGGCTCACTGCCCGACGGCAAGTTGGACAAGGTACGGGCTATCTGCAAACAACAGGGGAAGGAATTTGAATATGCGTTCCTCTTCGATGCCTTTCTCGAGGAGCAGGAGCAGGGGATTACGATCGATACGGCTCGCACCTTTTTCATGTGGAAGGGCCGGCAATACATCATCATCGATGCACCCGGGCACAAAGAGTTCCTGAAGAACATGATTTCCGGTGCAGCGCGTGCCGAGGCGGCATTGCTGCTCATCGATGCCTTGGAAGGCGTAAGGGAGCAGTCGAAGAAACACGGCTACCTTCTGTCGTTGTTAGGCGTCCGGCAGTTTGCGGTGGTCGTCAACAAAATGGATTTGGTCGGTTACCGGCAGGACGTGTTCGACGGGATCGAGAAGGAATACCGGGAATTTCTGGGACAGTTCAAAGCCGTGCCGTCGCAGTTTGTCCCGGTGAGTGCCAAGCTCGGTGATAACATCGCCAACCGCAGCAAGCAGATGTCGTGGTACAGCGGCCCAACCGTCTTGGAAACTCTCAGCGCTTTCCAGAAGGAAGCGGCACGGTCGGAGCAGCCCCTTCGACTGCCAGTGCAGGACGTCTACAAGTTCGATGCACGCCGAATCATCACCGGCCGCATCACCGCCGGACGTCTAAAGGTGGGAGATCACCTCGTCTTCTCGCCGTCCAATAAGCGGGCCAATATCAGGACGGTCGAGGCCTTCAACATCGAGCCGCAACCGACCGAAGGCCAGGCCGGACAATCGATCGGGGTGACGCTTGACGAACAGATCTTTGTCGAACGCGGCGAAGTTGCCTCGCATCAGGAACATCTGCCCCTCGTCTCCACGGCCTTTCGTGCCAATCTGTTCTGGCTCGGCAAACGGCCATTAGAAAAAGGGCGCAAATATCTCCTGCGCGTGGCGACAAAAGAAGTGGATTGCGAAGTGGCCTCGATCCATCGGATCATCGATACAATGGACCTCGCTCAGCAACAGGGCAGCAGTACCATCAGCAAGAACCAAGTGGCCGAACTGACCTTGCGTACAAAAGCGCCGGTGGCGTTCGATCTGTCGACGTCGTTCGAATCCACCGGCCGGTTCGTCCTCGTGGACGAATACGACATCGCAGGCGGTGGGATCATCACTGAACTGGTCCATGACGACCAGGAGTTTCTCCGCGAAGAAGCCAGACGACGCGACTTTGCATGGGTGAAGGGCGAAGTCACGGTTGAGGATCGTGCGCAACAGTATGGCCATCGGGCTGCGGTCGTCCTGATTACCGGGGGACGGCACACCAGCAAATCGTTCTTGGCTAGAAAGCTTGAAGGTCGCCTCGTCGCGGACGGGCGCCATGCCTACTTGCTGGACGGGGAAAACCTTCGCCGTGGGCTGGATGCCGATCTGAGCGAAGAAGAACGAGGGCAGACGACTGAAATGGCGCGGCGCTACGGCGAAGTCGCACGCCTGCTCACCGACACCGGTCTGATCGTTGTCTCCACGACGAATCCATTCGGCCTTGCTTATCGAGAGGCTTCTCAGGCGATCAGGACTCTCGTGCATCCCGCACCGGTCATCGCTGTCCACATGAGCAAGTCCGAAGAAGAGCCACCACCGAATACCGATGTTGTCCTCAGTGGCCCGACGGATTTCGACGCAGCGACTGCTCGCATCCTGGACGAGTTAAAACGCCGAGGCGTTCTGGCTCAGGCCATCGGGGCCAAGCCGATCTTCCAGTATTCGATCTAA
- a CDS encoding sulfate adenylyltransferase subunit 2 translates to MKHLRQLEDQSVYILREAYKHFDNLAMLWSMGKDSTVLLWLARKAFFGHVPFPLLHVDTSYKIPAMIEYRDRLAREWGLNLVVGQNKEALAAGMNHTMGRVVCCTALKTNGLKQLLENKGYTGVILGVRADEEGTRAKERYFSPRDKHGDWDFRDQPPELWDQYKTTFPPGTHIRIHPLLDWTEINIWEYIKLENIPFIDLYLDKGDGTRYRSLGCAPCTSPIRSTAKSVDDIIEELRHTTVAERSGRAQDEGRGMELLRKDGYM, encoded by the coding sequence ATGAAACACCTACGGCAACTTGAAGATCAAAGCGTTTACATCCTTCGAGAAGCCTATAAGCATTTCGACAACCTTGCCATGCTGTGGTCGATGGGGAAGGATTCGACCGTGTTGCTTTGGCTTGCCCGCAAGGCCTTCTTCGGGCATGTGCCGTTTCCGCTCCTTCATGTCGATACCAGCTACAAGATTCCGGCGATGATCGAGTACCGTGACCGTCTGGCTCGGGAGTGGGGGTTGAATTTGGTCGTCGGCCAAAACAAGGAAGCCTTGGCGGCTGGGATGAACCACACGATGGGCCGAGTGGTCTGCTGCACAGCGCTGAAGACCAACGGCCTCAAACAACTGCTGGAGAATAAAGGTTACACCGGCGTGATCCTCGGCGTCCGCGCGGATGAAGAGGGGACCAGGGCGAAAGAGCGCTATTTTTCCCCACGGGATAAACACGGAGACTGGGATTTTCGCGATCAACCACCGGAGCTCTGGGACCAATACAAGACAACCTTTCCTCCCGGCACGCATATCCGTATTCATCCCCTGCTGGATTGGACGGAAATCAATATTTGGGAGTACATCAAGCTCGAGAATATTCCCTTCATCGATTTGTATCTCGACAAAGGTGATGGCACGCGCTATCGCAGCCTCGGTTGCGCGCCCTGTACCTCGCCGATCAGATCCACCGCTAAGAGCGTAGACGACATTATCGAAGAACTCCGCCATACCACCGTGGCTGAACGGTCCGGTCGAGCACAAGATGAAGGGCGAGGGATGGAGTTACTGAGGAAAGATGGTTACATGTGA
- a CDS encoding DUF5615 family PIN-like protein — protein MKLWVDAQLSPVIAQWLSSTYGVEAVPVRDLRLRDARDRDIFLSARETKAIILTKDSDMADLVTQLGSPPQVLWITCGNTSNAKLMTILTKAWAVAEKLLKAGEKIVEISDRMD, from the coding sequence GTGAAGCTCTGGGTTGATGCTCAGCTCTCTCCCGTGATCGCTCAGTGGCTTAGTTCGACCTATGGCGTGGAAGCGGTGCCAGTGAGAGACCTGCGCTTACGTGATGCACGGGATCGAGACATCTTCCTCTCCGCCCGGGAGACGAAGGCGATTATCTTAACCAAGGACAGCGACATGGCCGACCTCGTCACTCAACTTGGATCACCGCCTCAGGTCTTGTGGATTACGTGTGGTAACACGTCCAATGCCAAACTGATGACCATCCTTACAAAGGCATGGGCGGTTGCTGAGAAGCTCCTCAAGGCGGGAGAGAAGATCGTCGAAATCAGTGACAGAATGGACTAA
- a CDS encoding intradiol ring-cleavage dioxygenase, with protein sequence MTHEDAPVGCLLSRRETVALLGVTGLLWLTGGLPLRRALADTRGLSCVVRPEQTEGPYFVDERLHRSDIRSDPADGLVRPGTPLVLTLVVSRVNAGGCQPLPGAQVDIWHCDAMGLYSDVRDPGFNTIGRKFFRGYQITDERGEVRFVTIYPGWYEGRTVHIHFKIRTAPAAPRAFEFTSQMYFDDGLTDRVHADPPYAARGMRTARNQHDRIFRRGGDQLMLAPAAAADGYEAAFAVGLQFP encoded by the coding sequence ATGACGCATGAAGACGCACCTGTGGGATGTCTCCTTTCCCGCCGCGAGACTGTGGCGCTGTTGGGCGTCACGGGCCTGCTGTGGCTCACGGGAGGCCTGCCCCTCCGGCGAGCGCTTGCGGATACCCGCGGGTTGTCTTGCGTCGTCCGGCCGGAGCAAACCGAAGGGCCGTATTTCGTCGACGAGCGTTTGCATCGGTCCGACATCCGTTCGGATCCAGCTGATGGACTGGTCAGGCCCGGTACTCCATTGGTTCTCACGCTTGTCGTCTCTCGCGTCAATGCCGGAGGCTGTCAGCCTCTCCCGGGGGCTCAAGTCGATATTTGGCACTGCGATGCAATGGGCCTCTACTCCGACGTGCGTGATCCGGGGTTCAATACGATCGGCCGGAAGTTCTTCCGCGGCTACCAGATCACCGACGAGCGCGGCGAGGTCCGATTCGTTACCATATACCCCGGTTGGTATGAAGGCCGGACGGTGCATATCCATTTCAAGATACGGACCGCCCCAGCGGCCCCACGGGCTTTTGAGTTCACGTCGCAAATGTATTTCGACGACGGATTGACGGATCGCGTCCATGCTGACCCGCCGTATGCCGCGAGAGGAATGCGTACCGCGCGAAACCAGCATGATCGCATCTTCCGGCGTGGCGGCGATCAACTCATGCTGGCTCCGGCGGCAGCGGCCGATGGCTACGAGGCGGCGTTTGCCGTCGGCCTCCAGTTCCCGTGA
- a CDS encoding helix-turn-helix domain-containing protein — protein sequence MRLKSGLSQAEFAAALGVSKRTLEQREQGRRKSSGAAKQLLNLAERDPEVLVEVAT from the coding sequence GTGCGGCTAAAGAGCGGACTATCACAGGCGGAGTTTGCCGCTGCGTTGGGTGTTTCGAAGCGCACCCTAGAGCAACGGGAGCAAGGCCGTCGCAAATCATCCGGGGCCGCGAAGCAGCTCTTGAATCTTGCCGAACGCGATCCCGAGGTCCTCGTTGAGGTAGCGACGTGA
- a CDS encoding tetratricopeptide repeat protein — MSDVAYLRALLPTLIIIGVLFFGGCSNHNAMLAKEISVPQDKVQAAALLRKGCDGGQPNDCFKLGAMFDIGKGVPQDIVQAAALYRKACDGGVAESCFNLGVSYENGYGVISGVRS, encoded by the coding sequence GTGAGCGACGTCGCCTATCTTCGCGCTCTTCTTCCTACACTCATCATCATTGGTGTGCTGTTCTTCGGAGGCTGTTCCAATCATAACGCGATGCTTGCGAAGGAGATTAGTGTTCCACAAGACAAGGTTCAAGCTGCGGCTTTGTTGAGGAAAGGCTGTGACGGGGGACAGCCGAATGACTGCTTCAAACTCGGCGCCATGTTTGATATTGGGAAGGGGGTCCCCCAAGACATAGTCCAAGCCGCGGCGCTCTACCGAAAAGCTTGTGACGGCGGGGTAGCGGAAAGCTGCTTCAACCTCGGTGTATCGTATGAGAATGGTTATGGTGTCATAAGCGGGGTCAGATCTTGA
- the trpD gene encoding anthranilate phosphoribosyltransferase, giving the protein MPIQDLLAKIAKGPKASKDLTWDECKQAMKALIEGEATPMQVGAFLIAMRFKTESVTELAALTAAARQYVPPLVVSRDLALVDVPTYAGKQDTFHATIAASIVAVAAGAAVLMHGYDGIPGRPGSAGVLRAMGIPVDADPRMVSEDVNKKGFAYLDIGLYHPPLYRFLEMRQELGVRNVFHPIARLLNPARASVQVVGLTHPPHFEKTAEVLRILGCRRALVIRGVEGDPELSASMATRVLELRDERIMPLGVAPKDFGLAFAPSREMAGFPPEQREKEADLLRRILQNQVQGGPRDWVLMNAAMLLYAAGKGVSLSTCFPAARAALDGGAAGRKLDELVRQPVAA; this is encoded by the coding sequence ATGCCGATTCAAGATCTCCTTGCCAAGATTGCAAAGGGCCCGAAAGCATCCAAGGATCTTACATGGGATGAGTGCAAACAGGCGATGAAGGCGTTGATTGAGGGTGAGGCCACGCCGATGCAAGTTGGGGCTTTTCTCATTGCCATGCGATTCAAAACGGAATCGGTTACCGAATTGGCGGCGCTGACGGCTGCGGCTCGGCAATATGTGCCGCCACTCGTTGTCTCGCGTGACTTGGCCCTGGTGGATGTCCCGACCTATGCCGGGAAGCAGGACACGTTTCACGCGACTATTGCCGCGTCCATTGTTGCAGTTGCAGCCGGAGCTGCAGTCTTGATGCACGGCTATGACGGCATTCCTGGCCGGCCGGGCAGTGCCGGAGTGCTGAGAGCCATGGGCATTCCGGTTGATGCCGATCCCAGGATGGTTTCCGAAGACGTGAACAAGAAAGGTTTTGCCTACCTGGATATCGGACTGTACCATCCACCCCTCTATCGATTTCTGGAGATGCGTCAAGAGCTCGGCGTCAGAAATGTGTTCCATCCGATCGCCAGGCTTCTGAACCCCGCTCGGGCATCGGTGCAAGTCGTAGGGTTGACGCATCCGCCGCATTTTGAAAAGACAGCCGAGGTCTTGCGAATCCTTGGGTGCCGACGAGCATTGGTGATCCGTGGAGTTGAAGGTGATCCGGAGTTGTCCGCCTCGATGGCGACGAGAGTTCTGGAACTGCGTGATGAGCGCATCATGCCGCTGGGAGTGGCTCCGAAAGATTTCGGCTTAGCGTTTGCCCCATCAAGGGAGATGGCAGGATTTCCACCTGAGCAACGTGAGAAAGAGGCCGATCTGCTCCGGCGCATTCTTCAGAATCAGGTGCAGGGTGGGCCGCGAGATTGGGTATTGATGAATGCGGCCATGTTGCTCTATGCGGCGGGCAAAGGCGTGTCCCTGTCGACCTGCTTTCCGGCTGCACGCGCGGCGCTTGATGGAGGAGCCGCAGGGCGCAAGCTCGATGAATTGGTGCGACAGCCGGTCGCGGCGTAA
- a CDS encoding phosphoadenylyl-sulfate reductase: MTVNGHSELVAELKGWSAWFETKQPQDVLTAAIERYEKIVLACSFGAEDVVLVDMVHRVNPTVPLFYLDTDFLFPETYATRDQVIERYGLQAAQVIQVKSLLTPKAQAESYGEALWVRDPDQCCRLRKVEPLTRVLRGYDAWITGIRRDQAPSRANAGLIEWDQKFELIKVNPLARWTWTDVWTYIKVYEVPYNPLHDQNYPSIGCTYCTTPVAPGDDPRAGRWKNFAKTECGLHKS; encoded by the coding sequence ATGACCGTTAATGGACATTCCGAACTGGTCGCAGAGCTCAAAGGTTGGAGCGCTTGGTTTGAGACGAAGCAGCCGCAAGATGTACTGACAGCGGCCATTGAACGATACGAGAAGATTGTTCTGGCCTGCAGTTTTGGGGCCGAAGATGTCGTGCTTGTCGATATGGTCCATCGCGTCAATCCCACGGTGCCGTTGTTCTATCTCGATACCGATTTTTTATTTCCTGAAACCTATGCCACGCGAGACCAAGTGATTGAACGATACGGTCTTCAGGCGGCGCAGGTTATCCAGGTGAAGTCCTTGCTCACACCAAAGGCACAAGCGGAATCGTACGGCGAGGCCCTGTGGGTTCGAGATCCGGACCAGTGCTGCCGGCTTCGGAAAGTCGAACCACTGACCCGTGTTCTGCGAGGATACGACGCATGGATTACCGGAATCAGGCGTGATCAAGCCCCGTCCCGTGCGAATGCCGGGTTGATTGAGTGGGATCAGAAATTTGAATTGATCAAAGTGAACCCACTGGCCCGATGGACGTGGACCGATGTGTGGACCTACATCAAGGTCTACGAAGTTCCCTACAACCCTCTGCACGATCAAAATTATCCCAGCATCGGCTGCACCTACTGCACCACCCCAGTGGCACCCGGCGACGATCCCAGGGCCGGTCGCTGGAAGAATTTTGCCAAGACCGAATGCGGGCTACACAAGTCGTAA
- a CDS encoding DUF433 domain-containing protein: protein MADLVERITVNLEQCGGRPCIRGMRIRVVDVLDLLAAGLSQQQVLEELPDLVAEDISACLKFASSRLNHPILTA from the coding sequence ATGGCTGACCTCGTCGAACGCATCACAGTCAACCTGGAGCAATGTGGTGGGAGGCCCTGTATTCGTGGGATGCGGATTCGAGTTGTCGATGTGCTGGATTTGCTGGCCGCGGGTCTCTCTCAGCAGCAAGTTCTTGAAGAATTACCTGACCTTGTAGCGGAAGATATATCCGCTTGCCTGAAGTTCGCCAGCAGCCGACTCAATCATCCCATTCTCACAGCGTGA
- a CDS encoding outer membrane beta-barrel protein: MVLFIVTWLQKAAWIWLFFCALLCIPLLAQSQDTGPVSSGWHFGGFLDLGYAVDFNFPENHQWRSKTTTARVNEFAPNMALAYVKKNISLSSPWGMEFAVQAGYDTDGLVPQPVPERDKPISGADTLRHFSRANVSYLIPMGKGLVVTAGLFNSYIGYESIYAKYNLNYTRPYIADNAPYFMFGLRVRYPVSDTVNVGFYAINGYNYLSHINDQFSYGTQVAWKLRPDLTFTQNLYYGPDQANTALEFWRFFSDSILEWQRKPVVLAISYDIGTENAAEQVGHPRTFWTGAAFNARWNVQGPWSVALRPEVYWDPDGRITGSEQLLKAITTTLEYEFVREWTSALLRLEYRYDESTGPNGGFFKGGEVAPGVIGLARGQQLVILSLICSFDK; the protein is encoded by the coding sequence ATGGTACTTTTCATTGTGACGTGGTTACAGAAAGCAGCGTGGATCTGGCTGTTTTTCTGCGCTCTTCTTTGCATCCCACTCCTGGCTCAGAGTCAGGATACCGGACCTGTCAGTTCCGGCTGGCACTTTGGGGGCTTCCTCGATCTCGGCTATGCCGTGGACTTCAATTTTCCCGAAAATCACCAATGGCGCAGCAAGACCACCACAGCGCGGGTTAATGAGTTTGCTCCCAATATGGCCTTGGCCTACGTCAAGAAGAACATCTCTCTGTCGTCCCCATGGGGCATGGAGTTCGCGGTCCAAGCCGGATATGACACGGATGGGCTGGTCCCTCAACCGGTCCCTGAACGAGACAAACCGATCTCCGGCGCGGATACCCTGCGGCACTTCTCTCGGGCCAATGTGTCGTATCTGATCCCCATGGGAAAAGGTCTGGTGGTCACAGCGGGATTATTCAACAGCTACATTGGGTACGAATCCATCTATGCGAAATACAACCTGAATTATACGCGACCCTACATAGCGGACAACGCTCCCTATTTTATGTTTGGACTCCGGGTTCGGTACCCCGTGAGTGACACCGTGAACGTCGGCTTCTATGCGATCAATGGGTATAACTACCTCTCCCATATCAATGATCAATTCAGCTATGGGACCCAGGTCGCCTGGAAATTGCGCCCCGATCTCACGTTCACCCAAAACCTGTATTATGGTCCCGATCAAGCCAACACTGCGCTCGAGTTCTGGCGGTTCTTCTCCGACAGCATCCTGGAATGGCAACGAAAACCTGTCGTCCTGGCGATCAGCTATGACATCGGCACCGAGAATGCCGCCGAGCAAGTCGGGCACCCTCGAACATTTTGGACGGGTGCGGCCTTTAACGCTCGGTGGAACGTGCAAGGACCTTGGAGTGTGGCGCTCCGGCCTGAAGTCTATTGGGATCCCGACGGCCGGATCACCGGGTCGGAACAACTGCTCAAGGCGATCACGACGACGTTGGAATACGAGTTTGTGCGGGAATGGACCAGCGCGCTCCTGCGTTTGGAATACCGTTATGACGAATCGACGGGACCGAATGGGGGCTTCTTCAAGGGAGGGGAAGTCGCCCCTGGGGTCATCGGACTCGCACGCGGCCAACAGCTCGTGATTCTGTCACTGATCTGTTCATTCGATAAGTAG
- a CDS encoding sulfurtransferase TusA family protein — protein MNPVESLTIPKIVTNPIPPAILEEIETFEAEAVRTLGGELPADIFKPFRLQYGIYGQRQPGVQMVRIKIPFGGISANQLRRVAELADRYATGVGHVTTRQDIQMHFVELKDVPSIMRGLAEVGLTTREACANTVRNVTACHLAGVCQGEVFDVTPYAKTVAYHLLRNPLNQSLPRKFKIAFSGCAHDCALTPIHDIGLLAVKRADGVIGFRMVVGGGLGSTPRIAQLLREFTPMEELIPSIEAVIKVFDTLGNRKNRNKARMKFVIDKLGFEEFKRRWEAAYVAMGHALPKNGSLTLLEHQDEPKLIMPTRNGMINGAGNGNGNGNRPHGNGHETPFEMWKRTNVVKQKQDGYVTAAIKLFMGDITAEQMLFVADLAERYSNGNLRTTINQNLVIRWVPIDQIPYFYEDLTSHGLADPGAELVEDIIACPGTDTCGLGITSSKGLARALAEVFPAGRVPEDLAGVDVKISGCHNSCAQHHISTIGLHGVGKRLGDHVAPHYELHLGGSVNGTAKIGQMTVKLPAKAVPAAISHLIDVYRRDRQANENLPKFIARVGKNKLKEELIPYTIVPSYEADPTFYYDWEGEEEFILEDLGPGECAGGALEMIENGILEADQELYQAKLLVEKHQYSVSVNKSYRAVLAAAKAMLVTEGLEPSTDSETFIEFDSRIAQKGVVPSVYRDLSKKVGDLGPKETSAESAREKMAFAKGFVDACRAATDQMGKDLKLSAMKEGKPPVAPAPVETKPAIPIATGAPVYDLRGVACPMNYVKTKLKLEMMDTGEQLEVWLDAGEPIKNVPMSLKNDGHKVLIQEALEPEASHYRILVEKVEG, from the coding sequence ATGAACCCAGTTGAATCCCTCACTATCCCCAAAATTGTCACGAATCCGATTCCGCCGGCCATTCTGGAAGAAATAGAAACCTTCGAGGCTGAAGCCGTGCGAACATTGGGCGGAGAGCTCCCTGCCGATATTTTCAAGCCTTTCCGCCTGCAATACGGCATTTACGGCCAGCGTCAGCCTGGTGTGCAAATGGTCCGTATCAAGATCCCGTTCGGCGGCATCAGCGCGAATCAGCTGCGACGTGTGGCGGAGCTCGCCGACCGATATGCGACCGGAGTCGGCCATGTCACGACGAGACAAGATATTCAGATGCACTTCGTCGAGCTGAAGGATGTGCCGAGTATCATGCGAGGGCTCGCTGAAGTTGGTCTGACCACCAGGGAGGCCTGTGCCAATACCGTGCGGAATGTGACGGCATGTCACCTCGCCGGCGTGTGCCAAGGAGAAGTATTCGATGTGACGCCGTATGCGAAGACAGTCGCGTATCATTTGTTGCGGAACCCCTTGAATCAAAGCCTCCCGCGAAAGTTCAAAATTGCTTTCTCTGGCTGTGCGCACGATTGCGCCCTGACTCCGATCCACGACATCGGCTTGCTGGCGGTGAAACGAGCGGACGGAGTGATCGGCTTTCGAATGGTGGTGGGTGGAGGACTGGGCTCTACTCCACGGATTGCACAACTGCTCCGTGAGTTCACTCCAATGGAGGAACTGATTCCTAGCATTGAGGCCGTCATCAAGGTCTTCGATACCCTCGGCAATCGAAAAAATCGAAACAAGGCCCGGATGAAGTTCGTGATCGACAAGCTGGGCTTCGAGGAATTCAAACGGCGTTGGGAGGCAGCCTATGTTGCTATGGGTCACGCGCTTCCCAAGAACGGTTCCCTGACTCTGCTTGAGCATCAGGATGAGCCGAAACTCATCATGCCGACCCGCAACGGCATGATCAATGGAGCTGGGAACGGCAACGGAAATGGGAATCGACCTCATGGTAATGGCCACGAGACGCCGTTTGAGATGTGGAAGCGAACCAACGTCGTCAAGCAGAAACAAGATGGGTATGTCACAGCGGCCATCAAGTTGTTCATGGGGGACATTACGGCTGAACAGATGCTCTTCGTCGCCGATCTGGCTGAGCGTTATTCGAACGGCAATCTTCGCACCACGATCAATCAAAATCTGGTCATCCGATGGGTTCCTATCGATCAGATCCCATACTTTTACGAGGATCTGACGTCTCATGGATTGGCAGATCCCGGTGCGGAGCTGGTTGAAGACATTATTGCCTGCCCCGGCACAGATACCTGCGGTCTTGGGATCACATCATCCAAAGGCCTTGCGCGCGCACTGGCCGAGGTGTTTCCAGCCGGTCGTGTGCCGGAAGATCTGGCAGGAGTCGATGTCAAAATCAGCGGATGCCATAATTCCTGCGCACAGCATCACATTTCAACGATCGGGCTGCATGGAGTTGGAAAACGCCTTGGTGACCACGTCGCGCCGCATTATGAATTGCATCTCGGTGGTTCGGTGAACGGCACGGCAAAGATCGGCCAGATGACGGTGAAGTTGCCGGCGAAGGCCGTCCCGGCGGCGATTTCTCATCTGATCGACGTCTACCGGCGTGACCGCCAAGCGAACGAGAATTTGCCGAAATTCATCGCACGCGTCGGGAAGAACAAGCTGAAAGAAGAGTTGATCCCGTACACCATCGTGCCGTCTTATGAAGCGGATCCCACGTTTTATTATGATTGGGAGGGTGAAGAAGAATTTATCCTTGAGGATCTCGGCCCAGGCGAATGTGCCGGTGGCGCGCTCGAGATGATCGAAAACGGCATTCTGGAGGCCGATCAAGAGCTCTACCAAGCGAAGTTACTCGTTGAGAAGCATCAGTATTCCGTATCAGTGAACAAATCCTATCGAGCCGTACTGGCTGCCGCTAAGGCAATGCTGGTGACAGAAGGACTGGAGCCCTCGACGGACTCCGAAACGTTCATCGAGTTCGACAGCAGGATTGCACAGAAAGGTGTTGTGCCGTCCGTCTATCGAGACTTGAGCAAGAAGGTCGGCGATCTGGGCCCGAAAGAGACGTCGGCCGAATCGGCCCGGGAGAAGATGGCATTTGCCAAGGGTTTTGTCGATGCCTGCCGTGCGGCGACTGATCAGATGGGGAAGGACCTGAAGCTGTCGGCGATGAAAGAAGGAAAGCCTCCGGTCGCGCCTGCACCAGTTGAAACCAAACCGGCTATCCCAATTGCAACGGGTGCGCCTGTTTACGATTTGCGCGGTGTCGCATGCCCAATGAACTATGTGAAGACGAAGTTGAAACTGGAAATGATGGATACTGGTGAACAGTTGGAAGTGTGGCTCGACGCGGGTGAACCGATCAAGAACGTGCCGATGAGCCTTAAGAATGACGGACATAAGGTGCTGATACAGGAAGCGTTGGAACCGGAAGCCTCGCATTATCGGATTCTGGTGGAGAAGGTCGAAGGGTAA